One stretch of Amycolatopsis sp. NBC_00345 DNA includes these proteins:
- a CDS encoding thermonuclease family protein, translating into MATLGVFVVLFVLGAIFGKAPQTPTQPLAAPQAPATTSSSPAAPPPPVTFTVDKVTDGATVELAASDGTHRTVHVLGVTVATGNNCYAAETLTWATAKLVGAPVKLTTDTASGVALALLDGSDYATAAISGGFAKYAADAVSTSLQALQNTASQTAVGLWAAPCNGTIDAPTPAPPAPPAAPAPAPAPAPEKAAPAPAPTEEQAPAPDNSSSVYYKNCTAVRAAHADPLYAGQPGYSRKLDRDGDGVACEK; encoded by the coding sequence ATGGCCACTCTCGGCGTTTTCGTGGTCCTGTTCGTCCTCGGCGCGATCTTCGGCAAGGCCCCCCAAACGCCGACGCAGCCGCTCGCGGCCCCGCAAGCGCCGGCCACGACCTCGTCCTCGCCGGCCGCCCCGCCGCCACCGGTCACGTTCACCGTCGACAAGGTGACCGACGGCGCCACCGTCGAACTCGCGGCCAGCGACGGGACCCACCGCACGGTGCACGTCCTCGGTGTCACCGTCGCGACCGGGAACAACTGTTACGCAGCGGAGACGCTGACCTGGGCGACCGCAAAACTCGTCGGCGCTCCGGTCAAGCTGACCACCGACACCGCTTCCGGCGTGGCGTTGGCCCTGCTCGACGGCTCCGACTACGCGACCGCGGCGATCTCCGGCGGCTTCGCCAAGTACGCCGCCGACGCCGTCTCGACGTCACTGCAAGCGCTGCAAAACACCGCCAGCCAGACCGCCGTCGGCCTCTGGGCCGCGCCCTGCAACGGCACGATCGACGCGCCGACGCCCGCCCCGCCCGCGCCCCCGGCTGCCCCAGCACCCGCACCCGCCCCCGCACCCGAGAAGGCGGCGCCCGCCCCAGCCCCCACCGAAGAGCAGGCCCCGGCGCCCGACAATTCCTCGTCCGTCTACTACAAGAACTGCACCGCGGTCCGAGCAGCACATGCCGATCCGCTCTACGCCGGACAACCCGGCTACAGCCGAAAACTGGACCGCGACGGCGACGGCGTGGCTTGCGAAAAGTGA
- a CDS encoding nucleotide pyrophosphohydrolase: MNLEDLIQRLRDFAAARDWESFHTPKNLVMALSGEVGELISLFQWLTPEEAAAWRTDPAMEFNVQDEIADVTLYLVSLADSLGIDLLAAANAKIDRNETRFPPLEK, translated from the coding sequence GTGAACCTCGAAGACCTCATCCAGCGCCTGCGCGACTTCGCCGCCGCCCGCGACTGGGAATCGTTCCACACCCCGAAGAATCTCGTCATGGCGCTGTCCGGCGAAGTGGGTGAGCTGATCTCCCTGTTCCAGTGGCTGACGCCGGAAGAGGCCGCCGCCTGGCGCACCGACCCGGCCATGGAGTTCAACGTCCAGGACGAAATCGCCGACGTCACCCTCTACCTGGTCAGCCTCGCCGACTCGCTGGGCATCGACCTCCTCGCCGCGGCCAACGCGAAGATCGACCGCAACGAGACCCGTTTCCCGCCGCTGGAGAAGTGA